One part of the Microbacterium saperdae genome encodes these proteins:
- a CDS encoding iron ABC transporter ATP-binding protein, with product MITLQGVRKNYSSEVAIGPVDLQIPAGGITALIGPNGAGKSTLLTMIGRLNGMDAGAIEIAGYDVASTRSKDLAKIVSVLRQENHFVTRLTVRQLVGFGRFPHSKGRLTRTDEEIVSRAIDFLDLAPLEGRYLDELSGGQRQRAYVAMVLAQDTAFVLLDEPLNNLDMKHAVQMMKHLRRAAEELGRTIVIVLHDINFAGHYADHICAMKDGAVVEFGVPSEIMTDEVLSRVFDTAVQVVDGPSGPLAVYY from the coding sequence GTGATCACTCTCCAGGGCGTCCGCAAGAACTACAGCAGCGAGGTCGCCATCGGCCCCGTCGACCTGCAGATCCCTGCCGGCGGCATCACGGCGCTGATCGGGCCGAATGGCGCCGGCAAGTCGACGCTCCTGACCATGATCGGGCGGCTCAACGGGATGGACGCGGGCGCCATCGAGATCGCCGGCTACGACGTCGCCTCCACGCGGTCGAAGGACCTCGCGAAGATCGTGTCGGTGCTCCGACAGGAGAACCACTTCGTCACGCGCCTCACGGTGCGCCAGCTCGTGGGCTTCGGTCGATTCCCGCATTCGAAGGGGCGGCTCACGAGGACGGACGAGGAGATCGTCAGCCGTGCGATCGACTTCCTCGATCTGGCGCCGCTCGAAGGGCGCTATCTCGACGAGCTCTCGGGCGGTCAGCGGCAGCGCGCCTACGTGGCGATGGTGCTCGCGCAGGACACCGCATTCGTGCTGTTGGACGAACCGCTCAACAACCTCGACATGAAGCATGCGGTGCAGATGATGAAGCACCTGCGTCGCGCGGCGGAGGAACTGGGGCGCACGATCGTCATCGTGCTGCACGACATCAACTTCGCCGGGCACTACGCGGATCACATCTGCGCCATGAAGGACGGCGCGGTCGTGGAGTTCGGCGTGCCGTCCGAGATCATGACGGACGAGGTGCTCAGCCGCGTCTTCGACACCGCGGTGCAGGTCGTCGACGGGCCATCCGGTCCTCTCGCCGTGTACTACTGA
- a CDS encoding iron chelate uptake ABC transporter family permease subunit produces the protein MTTTSRSAGAFTTPGARRRYVIVLGVLIVAAAVFGFGVLAWDNPMPVGSDGFWRIAKHRATNVTVMAVVAVAQAVATVAFQTVTNNRIITPSIMGFESLYRVVQTSTVYVFGVAGLVAIQGIWQFGLQVVIMVGLAMALYGWLLSGRYGNLQIMLLIGIIIGGGLGAISTFMQRLLTPSEFDVLAARLFGNVSNADASYLPLAIPLCIGASALLWMRARRLNLMALGSDTARSLGLDHRRELFIVLFLVAVLMATSTALVGPMTFLGFLVATLAYQFSDTHDHRLIFPVAVLTAFTILSGAYFVMKNVFYAQGMVSLLIELVGGTVFLIVILRKGRL, from the coding sequence ATGACGACGACCTCGCGATCGGCCGGCGCGTTCACGACGCCCGGGGCGCGGCGGCGCTATGTGATCGTGCTGGGGGTCCTGATCGTCGCCGCTGCGGTGTTCGGATTCGGCGTGCTCGCGTGGGACAACCCGATGCCGGTCGGATCCGACGGCTTCTGGCGCATCGCGAAGCATCGCGCCACGAACGTCACCGTCATGGCCGTGGTGGCCGTGGCCCAGGCGGTGGCGACGGTCGCGTTCCAGACCGTCACGAACAACCGGATCATCACCCCCTCGATCATGGGCTTCGAGTCGTTGTACCGCGTGGTGCAGACCTCCACCGTGTACGTGTTCGGAGTCGCAGGCCTCGTCGCGATCCAGGGCATCTGGCAGTTCGGACTGCAGGTCGTGATCATGGTCGGTCTCGCCATGGCGCTCTACGGCTGGCTGTTGTCCGGGCGATACGGGAACCTCCAGATCATGCTCCTGATCGGCATCATCATCGGGGGCGGGCTCGGCGCCATCTCCACGTTCATGCAGCGCCTGCTCACGCCCAGCGAGTTCGACGTGCTCGCTGCACGGCTCTTCGGCAACGTGTCGAACGCCGATGCCTCCTACCTGCCGTTGGCGATACCGCTGTGCATCGGTGCCTCCGCGCTGCTGTGGATGCGAGCCCGACGCCTGAACCTGATGGCGCTCGGCTCCGACACCGCTCGCTCACTCGGCCTGGACCACCGCAGGGAGCTGTTCATCGTGCTGTTCCTGGTCGCGGTGCTCATGGCGACCTCGACCGCGCTGGTGGGGCCGATGACGTTCCTGGGCTTCCTGGTGGCGACGTTGGCGTACCAGTTCTCCGACACGCACGACCACCGCCTGATCTTCCCGGTGGCCGTGCTCACGGCGTTCACGATTCTCTCCGGCGCGTACTTCGTGATGAAGAACGTCTTCTACGCGCAGGGGATGGTGTCGCTCCTGATCGAACTCGTGGGCGGCACCGTCTTCCTCATCGTCATCCTCAGAAAGGGCCGTCTGTGA